In Tachysurus vachellii isolate PV-2020 chromosome 1, HZAU_Pvac_v1, whole genome shotgun sequence, a genomic segment contains:
- the ptprc gene encoding receptor-type tyrosine-protein phosphatase C isoform X11, whose amino-acid sequence MANVPGLMFLLLVLAGLVLCDEVPESPDQNKGGPGAGNSSKNVTVPSTSGSPTSTPTTQHQTSTAIKPEGAEIPKESGLPTSTTSTEPHINTTIKTEGGPGAGNSSKNVTVPSTSGSPTSTPTTQHQTSTAIKPEGAEIPKESGLPTSTTSTEPQINTTIKTEGGPGAGNSSKNVTVPSTSGSPTSTPTTQHQTSTAIKPEEPGSPALIPSTQNQTNPILQSPDNNTSNLHSSTHQQPISSTAMTTADNQTQNSSDSLTSSPTDTISPTLTTSATTVKPLCNYSYSYSFDVSDGLLKVDFNINSLEGNYTIMLNNTSSIKTIRVRPEEQKYQISFATSSLKPCQKYAVSFSPSCTPIDAKNYSNLETRTLVDSDVNFTLKNDQEWCFKTMWNLSFKEECITITENNSCSNIHLNFTEDFCNNATVTFQLPPVKPVFNFTNKFPTKFEWTNQPTKCKNNLTFTCNGTNVDYSKLEPFLDHMCTGTYNFGKRSITSDPTKVKIECNIGNVAIVNKTGKSISARWDLNSRNCPDIQKNFTLTVSSNKTTPILVNCVRDHCKIEDLEAFTTYKCTFNANYKKIVFRSVSLIETTSSTNPDLTKKLKLIPTSHNSFKIDCELKSWHGPQGKFEAVLYKDKDEVKTNEICSFEFSNLYYLTHYKVKVIATNGNGNKTESDSVDFDTKYNDKAVLGFLSFLIIVTSIALLFVLYKIYLLKREKSSRNEQEMDDLLPSNALLRVEPISAEELLDAYKKKRADEGRLFMEEFQSVPRIFSNFSVREAKKSENHTKNRYVDILPYDYNRVSLSHGGTDDYINASFIEGYKETNKYIAAQGPKEETIGDFWTMIWEQKTSIIVMVTRCEEGNKNKCAQYWPSMERETEIFDDLVVKIKGEEKCPDYIIRHLTLMNRKEKSAEREVTHIQFTSWPDHGVPSDPGLLLKLRRRVNSFKNFFSGPIVIHCSAGVGRTGTYICIDAMIESLEAEGRVDIYGYVVKLRRQRCLMVQVEAQYVLIHTALIEYSQFGETEMALSSFHSEVSTLRQKEGSEPSLMELEFQKLPKFKTYRSANTARTEENKKKNRSSIIPYDFNRVPIKLDDEVSHDSDADDEQDYSSDEEDEVPTKYINASYLDGYWMPSSFIVAQGPMEDTVADFLHMLYQKQVQTVFMLSNCTENDKEFCTQYWDDEKKTFEEMVVEVKETENTPTYIRRCLEIQHTKRKDSHTLQQYQFLKWVGQELPDNPLDLVDMMRSVRQSGDNYNKNKNFPILAHCNDGSSRSGIFCALWKLLDSADTEKLVDIFQVAKDMRKARMGMLTTFEQYNFLYAALEVAYPVQNGEVKKPSEAPADTVQVINESTALISPSTGTATEESTKEGTGSVPPEEGATEASTEPEKSLSESTPNGPTATAEAETV is encoded by the exons gtgatGAAGTACCTGAAAGTCCAGACCAAAATAAAG GTGGTCCAGGAGCTGGAAATTCAAGCAAAAACG TTACAGTCCCAAGCACATCAGGCTCACCCACAAGCACCCCCACAACTCAACACCAAACAAGCACAGCCATAAAGCCAGAAG GTGCAGAAATACCCAAAGAGTCAGGCTTACCCACAAGCACCACCTCAACTGAACCCCACATAAACACAACCATAAAGACAGAAG GTGGTCCAGGAGCTGGAAATTCAAGCAAAAACg TTACAGTCCCAAGCACATCAGGCTCACCCACAAGCACCCCCACAACTCAACACCAAACAAGCACAGCCATAAAGCCAGAAG GTGCAGAAATACCCAAAGAGTCAGGCTTACCCACAAGCACCACCTCAACTGAACCCCAAATAAACACAACCATAAAGACAGAAG GTGGTCCAGGAGCTGGAAATTCAAGCAAAAACg TTACAGTCCCAAGCACATCAGGCTCACCCACAAGCACCCCCACAACTCAACACCAAACAAGCACAGCCATAAAGCCAGAAG AGCCAGGCTCACCCGCACTCATCCCCTCAACTCAAAACCAAACTAACCCAATTTTGCAAAGCCCAG ACAATAACACATCAAACTTGCACTCAAGCACGCATCAACAACCAATTTCAAGCACAGCCATGACTACAGCAG ATAACCAAacccaaaacagctctgactcactcacatcCTCACCCACGGACACAATCTCACCCACACTCACGACCAGCGCAACAACAG tgaAACCCTTGT GCAACTACAGCTACAGCTACAGCTTTGACGTGTCAGATGGATTACTGAAAGTGGATTTTAACATAAATAGTCTTGAAGGCAATTACACAATTATGCTGAACAACACAAGCTCTATCAAAACAATCCGAGTGCGACCTGAAGAGCAGAAATACCAAATATCATTTGCTACTTCATCACTAAAGCCTTGCCAAAAATATGCTGTCAGTTTTAGTCCTTCCTGTACTCCCATTGATGCTAAAAATTACAGTAATCTGGAAACGAGAACATTAG TTGACTCAGATGTAAATTTCACACTGAAGAATGATCAAGAATGGTGTTTCAAGACCATGTGGAATTTGAGTTTTAAAGAAGAATGTATAACCATCACTGAAAATAACTCCTGCAGCAATATTCACCTGAACTTTACAGAAGACTTCTGTAATAATGCCACTGTAACTTTCCAACTTCCCCCAG TAAAGcctgtttttaattttacaaacaAGTTCCCCACTAAATTTGAATGgaccaatcagcctacaaaatgcaaaaacaacCTCACATTCACCTGCAATG GCACGAACGTAGACTATTCAAAGTTGGAACCTTTTTTGGATCATATGTGCACTGGGACATATAATTTCGGAAAGAGGTCAATCACTAGCGACCCCACGAAAGTTAAGATTGAATGCA ATATTGGTAATGTCGCTATTGTCAATAAAACGGGAAAAAGCATCAGTGCAAGATGGGATTTAAACAGCAGAAACTGCCCAGACATTCAAAAGAATTTCACTTTGACAGTGAGCAGCAATAAGACCACACCAA TTTTAGTGAACTGTGTCAGGGACCACTGTAAAATTGAGGATTTGGAAGCCTTTACTACATATAAGTGCACTTTTAATGCAAATTACAAGAAGATCGTTTTCCGCAGTGTTTCCTTAATTGAAACGACCTCATCTACAA ATCCCGATTTAACTAAAAAGTTGAAACTCATTCCTACTTCTCATAATTCGTTCAAAATTGATTGTGAACTTAAAAGTTGGCACGGGCCCCAGGGAAAATTTGAAGCAGTGCTCTACAAAGATAAAGATGAAGTCAAAACGAATGAAATATGTTCATTTGAATTCAGCAACCTCTACTACTTAACACACTATAAAGTGAAG GTCATTGCCACAAATGGTAACGGGAATAAAACTGAGAGCGACAGTGTGGATTTTGATACTAAAT ACAATGACAAAGCTGTTCTTGGATTCCTGAGCTTTCTCATTATTGTCACGTCTATCGCGCTCCTGTTTGTCCTGTACAAGATTTACCTTTTAAAGAGGGAAAAGTCAAG CAGGAATGAACAGGAAATGGATGACCTTCTTCCATCAA ATGCACTGCTTAGAGTGGAACCCATAAGTGCTGAAGAGCTGCTCGATGCGTACAAGAAGAAGAGGGCTGATGAAGGACGTCTGTTCATGGAAGAATTTCAG AGCGTTCCACGTATTTTCTCCAATTTCTCAGTCAGAGAGGCCAAAAAATCAGAAAACCATACAAAGAATCGCTACGTTGACATTCTTCCCT ATGACTATAAtcgcgtctctctctctcacggaGGAACAGATGACTACATCAACGCCAGTTTCATTGAG ggTTACAAGGAAACCAATAAATACATTGCAGCCCAAG gACCCAAGGAAGAGACAATAGGAGATTTCTGGACGATGATCTGGGAGCAAAAGACTTCCATTATTGTCATGGTAACCCGTTGTGAAGAAGGAAACAAG AACAAATGTGCTCAGTATTGGCCATCaatggagagagaaacagagatttTTGATGATTTGGTTGTGAAAATCAAGGGAGAGGAAAAATGCCCGGATTACATAATCCGCCACCTGACCCTGATGAAC CGTAAAGAGAAGTCAGCAGAACGTGAAGTGACTCACATCCAGTTCACGAGCTGGCCTGACCATGGCGTCCCATCTGATCCCGGCCTGCTCCTTAAACTTCGCCGCAGAGTCAACTCCTTCAAAAACTTCTTCAGTGGACCAATTGTCATTCACTGCAG TGCCGGAGTTGGTCGCACAGGGACCTACATCTGTATCGATGCCATGATTGAGAGTCTGGAGGCAGAAGGACGTGTGGACATTTATGGATATGTGGTCAAACTTCGCCGTCAAAGATGCCTCATGGTCCAAGTGGAG GCCCAGTATGTGCTCATCCACACGGCGCTGATCGAATACAGTCAGTTTGGCGAGACGGAAATGGCGCTCTCAAGTTTCCACTCGGAGGTCAGCACACTCAGACAGAAGGAGGGAAGTGAACCGTCTTTAATGGAGTTGGAGTTTCAG AAACTTCCAAAATTCAAAACCTACAGGTCGGCCAACACGGCACGCACCGaggagaacaagaagaaaaaccGCTCGTCTATCATTCCAT atgaCTTTAACAGAGTCCCAATTAAACTGGACGATGAAGTCAGCCATGAcagtgatgctgatgatgagCAGGATTATTCCtcagatgaagaagatgaagtcCCAACCAAATACATCAACGCCTCCTATTTGGAT GGATACTGGATGCCGAGTAGCTTCATTGTGGCACAGGGACCTATGGAGGACACGGTTGCTGACTTTCTGCACATGCTGTACCAGAAGCAGGTTCAAACTGTCTTCATGCTCTCGAATTGCACTGAGAATGACAAG GAGTTCTGCACCCAGTATTGGGATGATGAGAAGAAAACATTTGAGGAGATGGTGGTGGAGGTTAAAGAGACTGAAAACACCCCTACATACATCAGACGGTGCCTAGAAATACAGCACACCAAG AGGAAAGACAGCCACACACTGCAGCAGTACCAGTTCCTGAAATGGGTGGGTCAGGAGCTTCCAGACAACCCTCTCGATTTGGTTGACATGATGAGAAGTGTCAGACAGAGCGGTGACaactacaacaaaaacaagaatttCCCCATTCTAGCACACTGCAA TGATGGCTCCTCACGTTCTGGAATATTCTGCGCCTTGTGGAAGCTTCTGGACAGTGCGGACACAGAGAAACTGGTGGACATCTTCCAGGTGGCCAAGGACATGCGCAAGGCTCGCATGGGCATGCTCACCACCTTT GAGCAGTACAATTTCCTGTATGCTGCCCTGGAGGTTGCGTATCCGGTGCAGAACGGTGAGGTGAAGAAGCCCAGCGAAGCCCCTGCTGACACTGTGCAGGTTATTAACGAATCCACAGCACTGATCAGTCCCAGCACAGGCACTGCCACCGAAGAGAGTACCAAGGAAGGTACCGGCTCAGTACCGCCTGAAGAGGGAGCCACTGAGGCCAGCACAGAGCCAGAGAAAAGCCTTAGTGAGAGCACCCCTAACGGTCCTACTGCTACAGCAGAGGCGGAAACTGTTTAA
- the ptprc gene encoding receptor-type tyrosine-protein phosphatase C isoform X27, whose product MANVPGLMFLLLVLAGLVLCDEVPESPDQNKGGPGAGNSSKNGGPGAGNSSKNDNNTSNLHSSTHQQPISSTAMTTADNQTQNSSDSLTSSPTDTISPTLTTSATTVKPLCNYSYSYSFDVSDGLLKVDFNINSLEGNYTIMLNNTSSIKTIRVRPEEQKYQISFATSSLKPCQKYAVSFSPSCTPIDAKNYSNLETRTLVDSDVNFTLKNDQEWCFKTMWNLSFKEECITITENNSCSNIHLNFTEDFCNNATVTFQLPPVKPVFNFTNKFPTKFEWTNQPTKCKNNLTFTCNGTNVDYSKLEPFLDHMCTGTYNFGKRSITSDPTKVKIECNIGNVAIVNKTGKSISARWDLNSRNCPDIQKNFTLTVSSNKTTPILVNCVRDHCKIEDLEAFTTYKCTFNANYKKIVFRSVSLIETTSSTNPDLTKKLKLIPTSHNSFKIDCELKSWHGPQGKFEAVLYKDKDEVKTNEICSFEFSNLYYLTHYKVKVIATNGNGNKTESDSVDFDTKYNDKAVLGFLSFLIIVTSIALLFVLYKIYLLKREKSSRNEQEMDDLLPSNALLRVEPISAEELLDAYKKKRADEGRLFMEEFQSVPRIFSNFSVREAKKSENHTKNRYVDILPYDYNRVSLSHGGTDDYINASFIEGYKETNKYIAAQGPKEETIGDFWTMIWEQKTSIIVMVTRCEEGNKNKCAQYWPSMERETEIFDDLVVKIKGEEKCPDYIIRHLTLMNRKEKSAEREVTHIQFTSWPDHGVPSDPGLLLKLRRRVNSFKNFFSGPIVIHCSAGVGRTGTYICIDAMIESLEAEGRVDIYGYVVKLRRQRCLMVQVEAQYVLIHTALIEYSQFGETEMALSSFHSEVSTLRQKEGSEPSLMELEFQKLPKFKTYRSANTARTEENKKKNRSSIIPYDFNRVPIKLDDEVSHDSDADDEQDYSSDEEDEVPTKYINASYLDGYWMPSSFIVAQGPMEDTVADFLHMLYQKQVQTVFMLSNCTENDKEFCTQYWDDEKKTFEEMVVEVKETENTPTYIRRCLEIQHTKRKDSHTLQQYQFLKWVGQELPDNPLDLVDMMRSVRQSGDNYNKNKNFPILAHCNDGSSRSGIFCALWKLLDSADTEKLVDIFQVAKDMRKARMGMLTTFEQYNFLYAALEVAYPVQNGEVKKPSEAPADTVQVINESTALISPSTGTATEESTKEGTGSVPPEEGATEASTEPEKSLSESTPNGPTATAEAETV is encoded by the exons gtgatGAAGTACCTGAAAGTCCAGACCAAAATAAAG GTGGTCCAGGAGCTGGAAATTCAAGCAAAAACG GTGGTCCAGGAGCTGGAAATTCAAGCAAAAACg ACAATAACACATCAAACTTGCACTCAAGCACGCATCAACAACCAATTTCAAGCACAGCCATGACTACAGCAG ATAACCAAacccaaaacagctctgactcactcacatcCTCACCCACGGACACAATCTCACCCACACTCACGACCAGCGCAACAACAG tgaAACCCTTGT GCAACTACAGCTACAGCTACAGCTTTGACGTGTCAGATGGATTACTGAAAGTGGATTTTAACATAAATAGTCTTGAAGGCAATTACACAATTATGCTGAACAACACAAGCTCTATCAAAACAATCCGAGTGCGACCTGAAGAGCAGAAATACCAAATATCATTTGCTACTTCATCACTAAAGCCTTGCCAAAAATATGCTGTCAGTTTTAGTCCTTCCTGTACTCCCATTGATGCTAAAAATTACAGTAATCTGGAAACGAGAACATTAG TTGACTCAGATGTAAATTTCACACTGAAGAATGATCAAGAATGGTGTTTCAAGACCATGTGGAATTTGAGTTTTAAAGAAGAATGTATAACCATCACTGAAAATAACTCCTGCAGCAATATTCACCTGAACTTTACAGAAGACTTCTGTAATAATGCCACTGTAACTTTCCAACTTCCCCCAG TAAAGcctgtttttaattttacaaacaAGTTCCCCACTAAATTTGAATGgaccaatcagcctacaaaatgcaaaaacaacCTCACATTCACCTGCAATG GCACGAACGTAGACTATTCAAAGTTGGAACCTTTTTTGGATCATATGTGCACTGGGACATATAATTTCGGAAAGAGGTCAATCACTAGCGACCCCACGAAAGTTAAGATTGAATGCA ATATTGGTAATGTCGCTATTGTCAATAAAACGGGAAAAAGCATCAGTGCAAGATGGGATTTAAACAGCAGAAACTGCCCAGACATTCAAAAGAATTTCACTTTGACAGTGAGCAGCAATAAGACCACACCAA TTTTAGTGAACTGTGTCAGGGACCACTGTAAAATTGAGGATTTGGAAGCCTTTACTACATATAAGTGCACTTTTAATGCAAATTACAAGAAGATCGTTTTCCGCAGTGTTTCCTTAATTGAAACGACCTCATCTACAA ATCCCGATTTAACTAAAAAGTTGAAACTCATTCCTACTTCTCATAATTCGTTCAAAATTGATTGTGAACTTAAAAGTTGGCACGGGCCCCAGGGAAAATTTGAAGCAGTGCTCTACAAAGATAAAGATGAAGTCAAAACGAATGAAATATGTTCATTTGAATTCAGCAACCTCTACTACTTAACACACTATAAAGTGAAG GTCATTGCCACAAATGGTAACGGGAATAAAACTGAGAGCGACAGTGTGGATTTTGATACTAAAT ACAATGACAAAGCTGTTCTTGGATTCCTGAGCTTTCTCATTATTGTCACGTCTATCGCGCTCCTGTTTGTCCTGTACAAGATTTACCTTTTAAAGAGGGAAAAGTCAAG CAGGAATGAACAGGAAATGGATGACCTTCTTCCATCAA ATGCACTGCTTAGAGTGGAACCCATAAGTGCTGAAGAGCTGCTCGATGCGTACAAGAAGAAGAGGGCTGATGAAGGACGTCTGTTCATGGAAGAATTTCAG AGCGTTCCACGTATTTTCTCCAATTTCTCAGTCAGAGAGGCCAAAAAATCAGAAAACCATACAAAGAATCGCTACGTTGACATTCTTCCCT ATGACTATAAtcgcgtctctctctctcacggaGGAACAGATGACTACATCAACGCCAGTTTCATTGAG ggTTACAAGGAAACCAATAAATACATTGCAGCCCAAG gACCCAAGGAAGAGACAATAGGAGATTTCTGGACGATGATCTGGGAGCAAAAGACTTCCATTATTGTCATGGTAACCCGTTGTGAAGAAGGAAACAAG AACAAATGTGCTCAGTATTGGCCATCaatggagagagaaacagagatttTTGATGATTTGGTTGTGAAAATCAAGGGAGAGGAAAAATGCCCGGATTACATAATCCGCCACCTGACCCTGATGAAC CGTAAAGAGAAGTCAGCAGAACGTGAAGTGACTCACATCCAGTTCACGAGCTGGCCTGACCATGGCGTCCCATCTGATCCCGGCCTGCTCCTTAAACTTCGCCGCAGAGTCAACTCCTTCAAAAACTTCTTCAGTGGACCAATTGTCATTCACTGCAG TGCCGGAGTTGGTCGCACAGGGACCTACATCTGTATCGATGCCATGATTGAGAGTCTGGAGGCAGAAGGACGTGTGGACATTTATGGATATGTGGTCAAACTTCGCCGTCAAAGATGCCTCATGGTCCAAGTGGAG GCCCAGTATGTGCTCATCCACACGGCGCTGATCGAATACAGTCAGTTTGGCGAGACGGAAATGGCGCTCTCAAGTTTCCACTCGGAGGTCAGCACACTCAGACAGAAGGAGGGAAGTGAACCGTCTTTAATGGAGTTGGAGTTTCAG AAACTTCCAAAATTCAAAACCTACAGGTCGGCCAACACGGCACGCACCGaggagaacaagaagaaaaaccGCTCGTCTATCATTCCAT atgaCTTTAACAGAGTCCCAATTAAACTGGACGATGAAGTCAGCCATGAcagtgatgctgatgatgagCAGGATTATTCCtcagatgaagaagatgaagtcCCAACCAAATACATCAACGCCTCCTATTTGGAT GGATACTGGATGCCGAGTAGCTTCATTGTGGCACAGGGACCTATGGAGGACACGGTTGCTGACTTTCTGCACATGCTGTACCAGAAGCAGGTTCAAACTGTCTTCATGCTCTCGAATTGCACTGAGAATGACAAG GAGTTCTGCACCCAGTATTGGGATGATGAGAAGAAAACATTTGAGGAGATGGTGGTGGAGGTTAAAGAGACTGAAAACACCCCTACATACATCAGACGGTGCCTAGAAATACAGCACACCAAG AGGAAAGACAGCCACACACTGCAGCAGTACCAGTTCCTGAAATGGGTGGGTCAGGAGCTTCCAGACAACCCTCTCGATTTGGTTGACATGATGAGAAGTGTCAGACAGAGCGGTGACaactacaacaaaaacaagaatttCCCCATTCTAGCACACTGCAA TGATGGCTCCTCACGTTCTGGAATATTCTGCGCCTTGTGGAAGCTTCTGGACAGTGCGGACACAGAGAAACTGGTGGACATCTTCCAGGTGGCCAAGGACATGCGCAAGGCTCGCATGGGCATGCTCACCACCTTT GAGCAGTACAATTTCCTGTATGCTGCCCTGGAGGTTGCGTATCCGGTGCAGAACGGTGAGGTGAAGAAGCCCAGCGAAGCCCCTGCTGACACTGTGCAGGTTATTAACGAATCCACAGCACTGATCAGTCCCAGCACAGGCACTGCCACCGAAGAGAGTACCAAGGAAGGTACCGGCTCAGTACCGCCTGAAGAGGGAGCCACTGAGGCCAGCACAGAGCCAGAGAAAAGCCTTAGTGAGAGCACCCCTAACGGTCCTACTGCTACAGCAGAGGCGGAAACTGTTTAA